A portion of the Micromonospora vinacea genome contains these proteins:
- the qcrA gene encoding cytochrome bc1 complex Rieske iron-sulfur subunit gives MSTHTEHQAPQGQEPLDVNDPKLTRFDIVREGARRDDIEIVHYEPQVLPGTKAERRLTRVVAGFFLITGLAATAFLAIYIWWPWQYEAGRGGDKFYTPLLGFTLGVALLAVGFGILTWGKKLLPKEVSIQDRHEGQVDSEGRTITGQTMLYMADELGVKRRPLLGISLLAGLAPVAAVAAAPLVGGLISQPHKNNQMFTTGFAAAEGGQRIRLVREDGRPIRPADISTGGQLTVFPGIDHGVSNRHADSPTLLIHLRDSDAQESRRANERVGHGDYMWGNYAAFSKICTHAGCPASLYEQQTNRLLCPCHQSQFLITDNARPIFGPASRRLPQLPIEVDSEGFFVAKSDYTETVGPDFWERP, from the coding sequence ATGAGCACCCACACCGAGCACCAGGCCCCGCAGGGCCAGGAGCCGCTCGACGTGAACGACCCCAAGCTGACCCGGTTCGACATCGTTCGTGAGGGCGCGCGCCGGGACGACATCGAGATCGTCCACTACGAGCCGCAGGTGCTGCCGGGCACCAAGGCGGAGCGTCGGCTGACCCGGGTGGTCGCCGGCTTCTTCCTGATCACCGGCCTGGCCGCCACCGCGTTCCTGGCCATCTACATCTGGTGGCCGTGGCAGTACGAGGCGGGCCGGGGCGGCGACAAGTTCTACACCCCGCTGCTCGGCTTCACCCTCGGCGTGGCGCTGCTCGCCGTCGGCTTCGGCATCCTGACCTGGGGCAAGAAGTTGCTGCCCAAGGAGGTCTCGATCCAGGACCGGCACGAGGGTCAGGTGGACTCCGAAGGCCGCACGATCACCGGTCAGACCATGCTCTACATGGCTGACGAGCTGGGCGTGAAGCGTCGCCCGCTGCTCGGCATCTCGCTGCTGGCCGGTCTCGCGCCGGTCGCCGCGGTCGCCGCGGCGCCGCTGGTCGGCGGTCTGATCTCGCAGCCGCACAAGAACAACCAGATGTTCACCACCGGGTTCGCCGCGGCCGAGGGCGGCCAGCGGATCCGCCTGGTCCGCGAGGACGGCCGTCCGATCCGCCCGGCGGACATCAGCACCGGTGGGCAGCTGACCGTCTTCCCCGGCATCGACCACGGCGTGAGCAACAGGCACGCCGACTCGCCGACGCTGCTGATCCACCTCCGCGACTCCGACGCGCAGGAGTCGCGCCGGGCCAACGAGCGGGTCGGTCACGGCGACTACATGTGGGGCAACTACGCGGCGTTCTCCAAGATCTGCACGCACGCGGGATGCCCGGCCAGCCTGTACGAGCAGCAGACCAACCGGCTGCTCTGCCCGTGCCACCAGTCCCAGTTCCTGATCACCGACAACGCCCGGCCCATCTTCGGCCCCGCCAGCCGGCGGCTGCCGCAGCTGCCGATCGAGGTGGACTCCGAGGGCTTCTTCGTGGCGAAGTCCGACTACACCGAGACCGTCGGGCCTGATTTCTGGGAGCGGCCATGA
- the qcrC gene encoding cytochrome bc1 complex diheme cytochrome c subunit: MTSDNDRRRGLLARLRERPAARSRGRRRLGAAVRLIAALMLAGGAYTVFAPGAQAQDNPQLTGAAAEGKALFDVSCVTCHGRNAQGVEGRGPSLIGVGAASVEFQVSSGRMPLARQEAQAHRKPPVFTDEQTRQLAQYIQELGGGPVVPEGDDLREDGNIAAGGELFRINCSQCHAFGGGGGALSSGKFAPSLHPATDRQIYAAMLSGPQNMPVFGDNQLRPEQKADIIAYIQETLKHDQDPGGFNLGRYGPSTEGLAIFLVGIVALVFASLWIAGKS; the protein is encoded by the coding sequence ATGACTTCTGACAACGACCGCCGACGCGGTCTGCTCGCGCGGTTGCGTGAGCGGCCCGCCGCGCGCAGCAGGGGCCGCCGCCGGCTGGGCGCCGCGGTCCGGCTGATCGCCGCGCTGATGCTCGCCGGCGGCGCATACACCGTCTTCGCCCCGGGCGCCCAGGCGCAGGACAACCCGCAGCTGACCGGCGCCGCCGCCGAGGGCAAGGCGCTGTTCGACGTGAGCTGCGTGACCTGCCACGGCCGCAACGCCCAGGGTGTCGAGGGCCGCGGGCCGAGCCTGATCGGCGTCGGCGCGGCATCTGTCGAGTTCCAGGTCAGCTCCGGGCGGATGCCGCTGGCCCGCCAGGAGGCCCAGGCGCACCGCAAGCCCCCGGTCTTCACCGACGAGCAGACCCGCCAGCTGGCCCAGTACATCCAGGAACTCGGCGGCGGTCCGGTCGTGCCCGAGGGCGACGACCTCCGCGAGGACGGCAACATCGCGGCCGGCGGTGAGCTGTTCCGGATCAACTGCTCGCAGTGCCACGCCTTCGGTGGCGGCGGCGGTGCGCTCTCCTCGGGCAAGTTCGCCCCGAGCCTGCACCCCGCTACCGACCGCCAGATCTACGCGGCGATGTTGAGCGGCCCGCAGAACATGCCGGTGTTTGGCGACAACCAGCTCCGGCCGGAGCAGAAGGCCGACATCATCGCCTACATCCAGGAGACGCTGAAGCACGACCAGGACCCGGGTGGGTTCAACCTCGGCCGGTACGGCCCGTCCACCGAGGGCCTGGCGATCTTCCTGGTCGGCATCGTGGCGCTCGTCTTCGCTAGCCTGTGGATTGCGGGTAAGTCGTGA
- the ctaE gene encoding aa3-type cytochrome oxidase subunit III yields MTAAPAIDKSRIHSLTRPNMVSVGTIVWLSSELMFFAALFAMYFSIRAAAPEQWEKHTEALNIPYATTFTVILVLSSVTCQLGVFAAEKGDVHALRRWFTVTFVMGLIFVLGQLNEYRHLVADGIKINEDGYGSVFYLTTGFHGLHVTGGLIAFIIFMVRTTMGRFTPAQATSAIVVSYYWHFVDVVWIGLYAMIYWLQ; encoded by the coding sequence GTGACTGCGGCCCCAGCCATTGACAAGAGCCGGATCCACTCCCTGACCCGACCGAACATGGTCAGCGTCGGGACGATCGTGTGGCTCTCCAGCGAACTCATGTTCTTCGCGGCGCTGTTCGCGATGTACTTCTCCATCCGCGCGGCTGCGCCGGAGCAGTGGGAGAAGCACACCGAGGCGCTGAACATCCCGTACGCGACCACCTTCACGGTGATCCTGGTGCTGTCCTCGGTGACGTGCCAGCTCGGCGTCTTCGCGGCGGAGAAGGGTGACGTGCACGCGCTGCGGCGCTGGTTCACCGTCACCTTCGTGATGGGCCTGATCTTCGTCCTCGGCCAGCTGAACGAGTACCGGCACCTGGTCGCCGACGGCATCAAGATCAACGAAGACGGGTACGGGTCGGTGTTCTACCTGACCACCGGCTTCCACGGCCTGCACGTGACCGGTGGTCTGATCGCCTTCATCATCTTCATGGTCCGTACGACCATGGGCCGGTTCACTCCGGCGCAGGCGACGTCGGCGATCGTCGTGTCGTACTACTGGCACTTCGTCGACGTCGTGTGGATCGGGCTGTACGCCATGATCTACTGGCTCCAGTGA
- a CDS encoding cytochrome c oxidase assembly protein translates to MLHVDPIFAATSAPPPFTVGAVLSETRLDSWLALGLVLAAGLYLYGVYRLRLRGDRWPVARTVFFLGPGLGGIALVTVSGLHAYDTALLSVHMIQHMVLSMVAPIFLALGAPMTLALRTLPLRPRKRLLAIVHSRVARVYSFPLVAFAIFVVNPFVLYFSDLYRYTLEHAWAHELVHAHFIMTGCVFFWPLLGLDPLPGRWPYPARALLMLLSVPFHTVLGLTIMQSSTLFGGDWYPSLNLGWVDPWQDQVVAGGILWAGGEFVSVTMLAVLVVQWVKQSEREARRVDRELDRQEARDRAADAAPA, encoded by the coding sequence GTGCTGCACGTCGATCCGATCTTCGCCGCCACCTCGGCCCCGCCGCCGTTCACCGTCGGCGCGGTGCTGAGCGAGACCCGGCTGGACAGCTGGCTGGCCCTCGGCCTGGTGCTCGCCGCCGGCCTGTACCTCTACGGGGTGTACCGGCTGCGCCTGCGGGGCGACCGCTGGCCGGTCGCCCGTACGGTGTTCTTCCTCGGCCCCGGGCTGGGCGGCATCGCGCTCGTCACGGTCAGCGGGCTGCACGCGTACGACACCGCGCTGCTGTCCGTGCACATGATCCAGCACATGGTGCTGTCCATGGTGGCACCGATCTTCCTGGCGCTGGGCGCACCGATGACCCTGGCCCTGCGGACCCTGCCTCTCCGGCCACGCAAGCGCCTGCTCGCGATCGTGCACAGCCGGGTCGCCCGGGTCTACAGCTTCCCGCTGGTGGCGTTCGCCATCTTCGTGGTCAACCCGTTCGTGCTGTACTTCAGCGATCTGTACCGCTACACCCTGGAACACGCCTGGGCGCACGAGCTGGTGCACGCGCACTTCATCATGACCGGCTGCGTGTTCTTCTGGCCGCTGCTCGGCCTCGACCCGCTGCCCGGCCGCTGGCCGTACCCGGCGCGGGCGCTGCTGATGCTGCTCTCCGTGCCGTTCCACACAGTGCTCGGCCTCACCATCATGCAGAGCAGCACGCTCTTCGGCGGCGACTGGTACCCGTCGCTCAACCTCGGTTGGGTCGACCCCTGGCAGGATCAGGTGGTCGCCGGCGGCATCCTCTGGGCCGGTGGCGAGTTCGTCAGTGTGACGATGCTCGCGGTGCTTGTGGTGCAGTGGGTCAAGCAGTCCGAGCGGGAGGCCCGCCGGGTGGACCGCGAGCTGGACCGCCAGGAGGCCCGCGACCGCGCCGCCGACGCCGCGCCCGCCTGA
- the trpD gene encoding anthranilate phosphoribosyltransferase: MGDRTWPHLLNALLRGDELSTADTAWAMDEIMTGSASAAQIAAFAVALRAKGETPAELAGLVEAMLGRAVPVALPEELRRTALDVVGTGGDLAHTVNISTMTALVVAGAGVRVVKHGNRAASSLCGTADLLEFLGIPLDLGPEHVARCVEEAGIGFCFAARFHPGMRHAGPVRREVGVPTFFNFLGPLTNPARPRAGAVGCFDLRMAPVMASVFAGRGDSAIVMRGEDGLDEFTTAAPTRIWAAQGGTVREAVLDATDLGVPRATLADLRGGDAAYNAGVARRLLAGETGPVRDAVLVNAAAALATQGPLDGDLTEALRAGLARAAESIDSGAAAATLDRWIETATA, encoded by the coding sequence ATGGGCGATCGGACCTGGCCGCACCTGCTCAACGCGCTGCTGCGCGGTGACGAACTGTCCACCGCCGACACCGCGTGGGCGATGGACGAGATCATGACCGGCTCGGCGAGCGCGGCGCAGATCGCCGCCTTCGCCGTGGCGCTGCGGGCCAAGGGCGAGACCCCCGCGGAGCTGGCCGGCCTGGTGGAGGCGATGCTGGGTCGCGCAGTCCCGGTGGCACTCCCCGAGGAACTGCGCCGTACCGCGCTCGACGTGGTCGGCACCGGCGGTGACCTCGCCCACACGGTCAACATCTCGACGATGACGGCGCTGGTGGTCGCCGGCGCGGGCGTCCGCGTCGTCAAGCACGGCAACCGGGCCGCGTCCTCCCTGTGCGGCACCGCCGACCTGCTGGAATTCCTCGGCATCCCACTGGATCTCGGCCCGGAGCACGTCGCCCGCTGTGTCGAGGAGGCCGGCATCGGGTTCTGCTTCGCTGCCCGCTTCCACCCGGGGATGCGGCACGCCGGCCCGGTCCGCCGCGAGGTGGGCGTACCCACCTTCTTCAACTTCCTCGGCCCGCTGACCAACCCGGCCCGCCCCCGGGCGGGCGCGGTCGGCTGCTTCGACCTCCGGATGGCCCCGGTGATGGCCAGCGTGTTCGCGGGCCGTGGCGACTCGGCGATCGTGATGCGCGGCGAGGACGGGCTGGACGAGTTCACCACCGCCGCGCCGACCCGGATCTGGGCGGCCCAGGGCGGCACCGTACGAGAGGCCGTGCTGGACGCCACGGACCTGGGGGTACCCCGGGCCACCCTGGCGGATCTGCGGGGCGGTGACGCCGCGTACAACGCGGGGGTTGCCCGTCGCCTGTTGGCCGGCGAGACGGGCCCGGTCCGAGACGCGGTGCTTGTCAACGCGGCGGCGGCGCTGGCCACCCAGGGCCCACTGGACGGCGACCTGACCGAGGCGCTCCGCGCCGGCCTGGCCCGCGCGGCCGAGTCGATCGACTCCGGCGCGGCCGCCGCGACCCTGGACCGCTGGATCGAGACCGCCACCGCCTGA
- a CDS encoding cytochrome c oxidase subunit 4 translates to MKTEWRIFLIIAGFLFGATILYGAWTHGESGGVEWVGTVALLLSFLLCSMCGGFFWFVSRRIDLRPEDRPDAEIADGAGEVGFFSPGSYWPFGLALAAAIAALGMVFWQYWLIGAGLLAVVFSACGLLFEYYSGTRRTAEH, encoded by the coding sequence ATGAAGACCGAGTGGCGTATCTTCCTGATCATCGCCGGGTTCCTCTTCGGTGCCACCATCCTCTACGGCGCCTGGACGCACGGGGAGTCGGGCGGCGTCGAGTGGGTCGGCACCGTTGCCCTGCTGCTGTCGTTCCTGCTCTGCTCGATGTGCGGTGGCTTCTTCTGGTTCGTCTCCCGCCGCATCGACCTGCGCCCGGAGGACCGTCCGGACGCCGAGATCGCCGATGGTGCTGGTGAGGTCGGCTTCTTCAGCCCGGGCAGCTACTGGCCGTTCGGTCTGGCGCTGGCCGCCGCGATCGCCGCGCTCGGCATGGTGTTCTGGCAGTACTGGCTGATCGGCGCCGGCCTGCTGGCCGTCGTCTTCTCCGCCTGCGGGCTCCTGTTCGAGTACTACAGCGGCACCCGGCGCACCGCGGAGCACTGA
- the ctaC gene encoding aa3-type cytochrome oxidase subunit II codes for MVARSSEVRPSAVRHSASPGVGGRRGRGAGRLAGLGLGGVALLVLLTGCDVGQTFDGFGWPQGGISPESKRMYDLWIASCIAALAVGVFVWGLIFWCVVRYRKRGNALPVQTRYNMPMEFLYTIAPILIVSVLFYYTAIVQTDVDKLSKNPDVTVEVVAFKWNWQFNYRDGQGTEARTTASTLGTSEVIPVLVLPTNRSIRFEETSRDVIHSFWVPELLFKRDVMPGKIRNVFEVSSLDAEGAYVGRCAELCGSYHAFMNFELRVVSPEKYDQFLAAKQSGKSTQDALSAIGEQPYAQTTQPFDTRRTQDNFNPDDVPARTGS; via the coding sequence GTGGTCGCAAGGAGTTCGGAGGTACGGCCGTCGGCCGTACGGCACAGCGCTTCCCCAGGGGTTGGTGGACGCCGGGGGCGTGGTGCTGGTCGCCTGGCCGGGCTCGGTCTCGGTGGCGTGGCGTTGCTGGTTCTGCTCACGGGCTGTGACGTCGGTCAGACGTTCGACGGCTTCGGCTGGCCGCAGGGCGGCATCTCGCCGGAGTCCAAGCGGATGTACGACCTGTGGATCGCCTCCTGCATCGCCGCGCTCGCGGTCGGCGTCTTCGTGTGGGGCCTGATCTTCTGGTGCGTCGTGCGCTACCGCAAGCGTGGCAACGCGCTGCCGGTGCAGACCCGCTACAACATGCCGATGGAGTTCCTCTACACCATCGCGCCGATCCTGATCGTCTCCGTGCTCTTCTACTACACGGCGATCGTGCAGACCGACGTCGACAAGTTGTCGAAGAACCCGGACGTCACGGTCGAGGTCGTCGCGTTCAAGTGGAACTGGCAGTTCAACTACCGCGACGGTCAGGGCACTGAAGCCCGCACCACGGCGTCGACGCTCGGCACCAGTGAGGTCATCCCGGTGCTGGTGCTGCCGACCAACCGGTCCATCCGGTTCGAGGAGACCAGCCGCGACGTCATCCACTCTTTCTGGGTGCCGGAGCTGCTCTTCAAGCGGGACGTCATGCCGGGCAAGATCCGCAACGTGTTCGAGGTCTCCAGCCTGGACGCCGAGGGTGCCTACGTCGGGCGCTGCGCCGAGCTGTGCGGCAGCTACCACGCGTTCATGAACTTCGAGCTGCGGGTGGTCTCGCCGGAGAAGTACGACCAGTTCCTCGCGGCCAAGCAGAGCGGCAAGTCCACCCAGGATGCGCTGTCCGCGATCGGTGAGCAGCCGTACGCGCAGACCACGCAGCCGTTCGACACGCGGCGGACGCAGGACAACTTCAACCCGGACGACGTTCCGGCCCGCACGGGAAGCTGA
- a CDS encoding cysteine desulfurase family protein encodes MSASPVYLDAATAAPMHPVARQALLAALDDGWADPGKLYTQARRARQLLDAAREATALTLGVRADEVSFTPSGTTAAHGAVLGGLAGRRRVGSTLVHSAIEHSAVLHAAERHVGAGGSATEVPVDRLGRLDLAAWSSAVRAPGVALAALITASHEVGTVQPVAEAAAACADAGVPLYVDAAQSVGRVPLPAGWSVLTASAHKWGGPPGVGVLAVRKGARWESPWPADERESGRTPGVVNLPAVVAAAASLRAAAADAAAEATRLAALVDRVRERVAAEVPDVEVVGDPVLRLPHLVTFSCLYVDGEALLHALDRRGFAVSSGSSCTSSTLRPSHVLEAMGVLSHGNVRVSLHRETTEADVERFLTELPGIVAGLRAEAGVVGL; translated from the coding sequence GTGAGCGCATCCCCGGTCTACCTGGACGCGGCGACCGCCGCGCCGATGCATCCGGTCGCGCGGCAGGCGCTGTTGGCCGCGCTCGACGACGGCTGGGCCGACCCGGGCAAGCTGTACACGCAGGCCCGCCGGGCCCGGCAACTGCTCGACGCCGCCCGCGAGGCCACCGCGCTGACGCTCGGCGTCCGCGCCGACGAGGTGTCCTTCACCCCCAGCGGTACGACCGCAGCGCACGGCGCGGTGCTCGGCGGCCTGGCGGGGCGGCGCCGGGTCGGGTCGACGCTTGTGCACTCGGCGATCGAGCACTCGGCGGTGCTGCACGCGGCGGAGCGGCACGTCGGCGCGGGCGGGTCCGCCACCGAGGTGCCGGTCGACCGGTTGGGCCGGCTGGACCTGGCCGCGTGGTCGAGCGCGGTTCGGGCCCCGGGGGTCGCGCTGGCCGCTTTGATCACCGCCAGTCACGAGGTGGGGACTGTGCAGCCGGTCGCCGAGGCGGCGGCCGCGTGCGCCGACGCGGGTGTGCCGCTGTACGTGGACGCGGCCCAGTCGGTGGGCCGGGTGCCCCTGCCGGCCGGTTGGTCGGTGCTCACGGCGAGCGCCCACAAGTGGGGCGGGCCACCCGGGGTGGGGGTGCTGGCGGTCCGCAAGGGCGCCCGCTGGGAGTCACCCTGGCCGGCCGACGAGCGGGAGAGCGGGCGTACCCCAGGGGTGGTGAACCTGCCGGCGGTCGTGGCGGCGGCGGCGAGCCTGCGGGCGGCGGCGGCCGACGCGGCTGCCGAGGCGACCCGGCTGGCCGCCCTGGTGGACCGGGTCCGGGAGCGGGTCGCGGCGGAGGTGCCCGACGTGGAGGTGGTGGGCGACCCGGTGCTCCGGCTCCCCCACCTGGTCACCTTCTCGTGCCTGTACGTCGACGGGGAAGCGCTGCTGCACGCCCTCGATCGGCGGGGCTTCGCCGTGTCGTCCGGCTCGTCCTGCACCTCGTCCACGCTGCGCCCGTCGCACGTGTTGGAGGCCATGGGGGTGCTCTCGCACGGCAACGTGCGGGTCAGCCTGCACCGGGAGACGACCGAGGCGGACGTGGAGCGGTTCCTGACCGAGTTGCCGGGGATCGTCGCCGGGCTGCGCGCCGAGGCCGGGGTGGTGGGGCTGTGA
- a CDS encoding sulfurtransferase TusA family protein, whose translation MTMPDEVIDCRGQRCPLPVIAAARRMPEVPVGTVVRVLADDPAAAVDIPAWCRMRGQEFLGSVDGPDGPAYDVRRTH comes from the coding sequence GTGACGATGCCGGACGAGGTGATCGACTGCCGGGGGCAACGCTGCCCGCTGCCCGTGATCGCGGCGGCGCGACGGATGCCCGAGGTGCCGGTCGGCACTGTGGTCCGGGTGCTGGCCGACGACCCGGCGGCGGCGGTCGACATCCCCGCCTGGTGCCGGATGCGCGGCCAGGAGTTCCTCGGCTCGGTCGACGGCCCGGACGGCCCCGCCTACGACGTCCGCCGCACCCACTGA
- a CDS encoding carbohydrate kinase family protein: MKIAVTGSIATDHLMSFPGRFADQLIADQLHKVSLSFLVDDLVLRRGGVAANISFGMGQLGLRPVLLGAVGADFADYRSWLERHGVDCDSVHISEVAHTARFVCTTDTDMCQIASFYAGAMSEARNIELAPVADRLGGLDLVLVGANDPEAMLRHSAECRSRGYAFAADPSQQLARMPGEDVVALIEGAEYLMTNDYEKSLLQSKAQLSDDQLLDLVKVRVTTLGKHGVEIAGRGIDPIHVPIAREIRAVDPTGVGDGFRAGFFTALSWGLGLERAAQVGSLLATLVLETVGTQEYDVRRDLFVKRLAESYGDAAAEEVRPHLLP, encoded by the coding sequence ATGAAGATCGCCGTCACCGGCTCGATCGCCACCGATCACCTGATGAGCTTCCCCGGTCGCTTCGCCGACCAGCTCATCGCCGATCAGCTGCACAAGGTGTCCCTCTCCTTCCTTGTCGACGACCTGGTGCTCCGCCGAGGTGGTGTGGCGGCGAACATCTCCTTCGGGATGGGTCAGCTCGGCCTGCGCCCGGTGCTGCTCGGCGCCGTCGGCGCCGACTTCGCCGACTACCGCTCCTGGCTGGAGCGCCACGGCGTGGACTGCGACTCGGTACACATCAGCGAGGTGGCGCACACCGCCCGCTTCGTCTGCACCACCGACACCGACATGTGCCAGATCGCGTCGTTCTACGCCGGTGCGATGAGCGAGGCCCGCAACATCGAGCTGGCCCCGGTCGCCGACCGGCTCGGCGGTCTGGACCTGGTGCTGGTCGGCGCCAACGACCCCGAGGCGATGCTGCGCCACTCGGCCGAGTGCCGCAGCCGCGGGTACGCCTTCGCCGCCGACCCGTCCCAGCAGCTCGCCCGGATGCCCGGCGAGGACGTGGTGGCGCTGATCGAAGGCGCCGAGTACCTGATGACCAACGACTACGAGAAGTCGCTGCTGCAGAGCAAGGCGCAGCTCAGCGACGACCAGTTGCTGGACCTGGTCAAAGTGCGGGTCACCACGCTGGGCAAGCACGGTGTGGAGATCGCCGGGCGCGGCATCGACCCGATCCACGTACCGATCGCGCGGGAGATCCGGGCGGTCGACCCGACCGGCGTCGGCGACGGCTTCCGGGCCGGCTTCTTCACCGCGCTCTCCTGGGGCCTCGGCCTGGAGCGGGCCGCCCAGGTCGGCTCGCTGCTGGCCACGCTGGTCCTGGAGACCGTCGGCACCCAGGAGTACGACGTCCGCCGCGACCTGTTCGTCAAGCGGCTGGCCGAGTCCTACGGCGACGCCGCGGCGGAAGAGGTCCGCCCCCACCTCCTCCCGTAA
- the erpA gene encoding iron-sulfur cluster insertion protein ErpA, translated as MTTPAQTESTEAQAPTSVVLTDVAAQKVKALIEQEGRDDLRLRVAVQPGGCSGLRYQLFFDERSLDGDVVTDFGGVEVVVDRMSAPYLSGATIDFADRIDAQGFTIDNPNAGNSCACGDSFN; from the coding sequence GTGACCACGCCAGCGCAGACCGAGTCGACCGAGGCCCAGGCCCCTACTTCCGTCGTCCTCACCGACGTCGCGGCGCAGAAGGTCAAGGCCCTGATCGAGCAGGAGGGCCGCGACGACCTGCGGCTCCGCGTCGCCGTGCAGCCGGGCGGCTGCTCCGGCCTGCGGTACCAGCTCTTCTTCGACGAGCGTTCGCTCGACGGTGACGTCGTGACCGACTTCGGTGGTGTCGAGGTCGTCGTCGACCGGATGAGCGCCCCGTACCTTTCCGGCGCGACGATCGACTTCGCCGACCGGATCGACGCCCAGGGCTTCACCATTGACAACCCCAACGCGGGCAACTCCTGCGCCTGCGGTGACTCGTTCAACTGA
- a CDS encoding glycerate kinase family protein, which translates to MRVLLCPDKFAGTLSAPEVAAAVAAGWRTVTEGDDLLIRPLADGGPGFVEVLAEALGGRRVPVATVDPLGRPAAGEILLTADGATAYLESAQACGLHLLSGAERDPKSTTSYGLGLLVAAAVESGARTVVIGLGGSGTNDAGAGMLAALGVTPLDQGGAALPYGGAALAAVDALDGAPRLRGVRLVAATDVDNPLLGLHGASNVFGPQKGADRADVLLLDAALERFAAVLERDLAGCPAGLGALPGGGAAGGIGAALLALGGDCESGIGLVTRATRLDAALDTADLVITGEGSFDHQSLRGKVVAGVAGAARDRGVPCVVVAGQVSTGRREAASAGVTDAYSLVEHFGGEEGGGLDAALSRPAEGLRELGARLARQWSR; encoded by the coding sequence ATGCGCGTGCTGCTCTGCCCGGACAAGTTCGCCGGCACCCTGTCCGCACCGGAGGTGGCCGCCGCCGTCGCCGCCGGTTGGCGCACCGTCACCGAGGGGGACGATCTGCTGATCCGACCGCTCGCCGACGGCGGGCCGGGCTTCGTGGAGGTGCTCGCCGAAGCCCTCGGTGGCCGGCGGGTGCCGGTGGCGACTGTCGATCCGCTGGGCCGGCCGGCGGCCGGTGAGATCCTGCTCACCGCCGACGGCGCGACCGCCTATCTGGAGAGCGCGCAGGCGTGCGGCCTGCACCTGCTCTCCGGGGCCGAGCGCGACCCGAAGAGCACCACCTCGTACGGGCTGGGTCTGTTGGTGGCCGCCGCTGTGGAGAGCGGTGCCCGCACTGTGGTGATCGGGCTGGGCGGCTCCGGCACCAACGACGCCGGCGCCGGAATGCTCGCCGCGCTGGGCGTGACCCCCCTCGACCAGGGCGGCGCCGCTCTGCCGTACGGCGGGGCGGCACTCGCCGCGGTCGACGCGCTGGACGGCGCGCCCCGGCTGCGCGGCGTCCGGCTGGTCGCGGCCACCGACGTGGACAACCCCCTGCTCGGCCTGCACGGCGCGAGCAACGTGTTCGGCCCGCAGAAGGGCGCCGACCGGGCTGACGTACTGCTGCTCGACGCGGCCCTGGAGCGTTTCGCGGCGGTGCTGGAACGGGACCTGGCCGGCTGCCCGGCGGGGCTCGGCGCGCTGCCCGGGGGCGGGGCCGCCGGCGGCATCGGTGCCGCGCTCCTCGCCCTTGGCGGCGACTGCGAGTCGGGGATCGGCCTGGTCACCCGGGCCACCCGACTCGACGCCGCGCTGGACACCGCCGACCTGGTGATCACCGGGGAGGGGTCGTTCGACCACCAGTCGCTGCGCGGCAAGGTCGTCGCCGGGGTGGCCGGCGCCGCCCGGGACCGGGGAGTGCCCTGTGTGGTGGTGGCCGGGCAGGTGAGCACCGGCCGGCGGGAGGCCGCCTCGGCGGGGGTGACCGACGCGTACAGCCTGGTGGAGCATTTCGGCGGCGAGGAGGGCGGCGGGCTCGACGCCGCGCTGAGCCGGCCCGCGGAGGGGCTGCGCGAGCTGGGCGCCCGGCTGGCCCGGCAGTGGAGCCGCTGA